DNA from Candidatus Lokiarchaeota archaeon:
TGAAAAACAAAGAGTAGTGATTGCTTCACTCCTAGCGTGTAACCCCGACTATTTGATATTGGACGAGCCAACATCGAATCTAGATCCTTGTGGTGTCTCAGAATTACGAACCATTATTGAAGATCTCAAAGAAAGAGATATCGGCATTCTATGCATCGAACACAAAATAGGCTCTTTTGTACATGAAGCTGATCGGATTCTGGAAATTCGTGATGGCCAAACCCAAACACATCATTCTCATAGAATGGAACATGACACAAAAATACCGCGCCAATCAGCAGAAATCCACAAAACTGCTATGCTTTCAATAGAGGATATTTCTTTTTCATATGGATCAAGGCTTGCAATTGATGGAATCTCTCTAGATTCCTATCCCGGGGAAATCATCGCTGTAATGGGTAACAATGGTTCAGGAAAAACTACACTCCTATCTCTAGCTGCAGGCCTTTTGGAACCCGATTCGGGGGTATCATATCTGGACGGAAAACCAGTTTCCGAACTAACCCCCTCTCAAATTGCCTCTCTGATTGGTTTTGTATTTCAAAATCCAAACCATCAGATATTCGAAAAGACGGTGTGGGCTGAACAGACTCTGATTGCGGACTTCCTCCCTGTTAATCGCCAATCGTTCTTCGAAAAGGCAAGGACTCTCCTTTCTGAAGCATCTCTAATCTCTATGAAGGAGCGAAATCCGTTTACTCTCAGTCATGGACAGAAAAGGAGACTGAACATCACATCAGTTACAGCTCATGAACCACGAATACTCCTCCTTGATGAGCCATTTGTTGGACAAGACCCGGATGGTCAGGAATTTGTAACTCGCACGATTCTTAGCAAAGCCCGGCATGGGGGCACATGCCTAATAATCACACATAATTCACAATTTGTTCAGAGATACTGTAACAGAGTGCTTTTCCTCCAAGAGGGGAACCTTCTTCTAGATGGACCCCCGAAGATGGTTTTCAATCGCCTTGAGCAACTGGGCCTGATGGAATATATCCCAAGGAGGAAAAATAGATGAAAAAAAGCACGGGATACATTAATCGGGATACGTTCCTGCACAGACTAAATCCGGCGGTGAAGCTGTTTAGTCTTGCATTTATGCTCATAGCAGCCATTATTCTGTCCAAGTGGTATTTTTTGCTTGCTCTTTTGCTTGCTGTCCTTATTGCCTTCAAAACTAGCCAAATACCAGTGGGTCTTACCACCGCCAGAATCAGATTCCTACTGACATTTTCAGCATTCATACTTGTTGTGCAGCTGATAGCAGTACAGAATGGAGTGGTTATCTTCCACCTCTTTCCCTCTGTTGGAACAATTGGGCCCTACTTTCCCGTAACAACATTTGGCTTAGAACGGGGGTTATTGTTTTCATTGAGATTCATGTTGATTGTTTTCTCAAGCAAGCTGTTTGTGGCAGTGACCGATCCCACACTTCTTGCTCATGCACTCACAGATTTGGGTCTTTCCTACCGCTACAGTTTCGCTCTGGTCATTGCGCTACGTTTTGTA
Protein-coding regions in this window:
- a CDS encoding ATP-binding cassette domain-containing protein; its protein translation is MNHSLLEAESLEFSYTDSANVLRSADISIPKGNLVLLTGPTGSGKSTLALCLSGLIPHSIPGELTGRIEIDGVDISSLSMPEISRRVAMVQQDTEGQLATLQVQDEVAFGPENFAIPENEILTRIDDSLEAVNCEHLRNRSTNALSGGEKQRVVIASLLACNPDYLILDEPTSNLDPCGVSELRTIIEDLKERDIGILCIEHKIGSFVHEADRILEIRDGQTQTHHSHRMEHDTKIPRQSAEIHKTAMLSIEDISFSYGSRLAIDGISLDSYPGEIIAVMGNNGSGKTTLLSLAAGLLEPDSGVSYLDGKPVSELTPSQIASLIGFVFQNPNHQIFEKTVWAEQTLIADFLPVNRQSFFEKARTLLSEASLISMKERNPFTLSHGQKRRLNITSVTAHEPRILLLDEPFVGQDPDGQEFVTRTILSKARHGGTCLIITHNSQFVQRYCNRVLFLQEGNLLLDGPPKMVFNRLEQLGLMEYIPRRKNR